Proteins from one Parvibaculum lavamentivorans DS-1 genomic window:
- a CDS encoding LysR family transcriptional regulator produces the protein MIDRRLVYVVSTARYGSFTAAADRVGVTQSAITKSVADLERELGYSIFNRTARGVLLTEEGRSFVERASRLLDEAQDLLQGASTGSDPYAGVLRIGVCPSSLEWLLVEPLSTLISRHPNIRLHISGGTYDGIVQQLRVGAIDVALGYEAAFQEHPDFRREPMAPLQTIFFARKGHPILDCDEVTKAEIAKYDLVVPSGWSPYNFVWRQIYEDSGVDFPDRPHIVDYFPIVTKLVRNSDAISIAAIHYTRTSVFKRHFERVPDLDLLTPSPLCCATRLRWNPRPAVRAFIKACRERLPSSETIPRT, from the coding sequence ATGATTGATCGACGTCTCGTTTATGTTGTTTCCACTGCACGGTACGGGTCCTTCACCGCCGCTGCGGATCGCGTAGGTGTGACTCAATCAGCGATTACCAAGAGTGTGGCGGACCTGGAGCGGGAGCTCGGCTATTCGATCTTCAATCGAACCGCGCGTGGCGTCCTCTTGACCGAAGAAGGGCGCTCTTTCGTTGAACGAGCATCACGTCTGCTGGACGAAGCGCAAGACCTGCTGCAAGGCGCATCGACAGGATCGGATCCCTATGCTGGTGTGCTCAGAATCGGCGTCTGTCCTTCTTCGCTCGAATGGTTGCTTGTGGAACCGTTGTCGACGTTGATATCACGACATCCAAACATCCGACTGCATATTAGCGGGGGCACTTACGACGGAATCGTGCAACAGCTGCGCGTCGGCGCGATCGATGTGGCTCTCGGATATGAAGCAGCCTTTCAGGAGCATCCCGACTTTCGGCGAGAGCCGATGGCGCCTCTGCAAACCATTTTCTTTGCGCGGAAGGGACATCCTATTCTCGACTGCGATGAGGTGACGAAAGCAGAGATCGCCAAATACGATCTGGTCGTACCCTCAGGCTGGTCACCTTACAACTTTGTCTGGCGCCAAATTTACGAAGATTCGGGCGTCGATTTTCCTGACCGACCACACATTGTCGATTATTTCCCGATCGTCACGAAACTGGTGCGTAATTCCGATGCCATCAGCATTGCCGCGATCCACTATACGCGTACCAGTGTTTTCAAAAGACATTTCGAGCGCGTGCCCGATCTTGACCTGCTGACACCGTCACCGCTCTGTTGCGCAACGCGGCTCCGCTGGAATCCGCGCCCAGCGGTTCGCGCTTTTATCAAGGCCTGCCGCGAACGCCTGCCCTCATCAGAAACAATCCCCCGCACCTAG
- a CDS encoding enoyl-CoA hydratase-related protein, which produces MTEYQNILVDEPIEKVRRITLNRPQKRNALSNALRSELFAALEATDRDDGISVVILRGAGPCFSAGYDLASDTRQDQPFYTAGGLGNWPRHVVEGGFRIWDLAKPVIAQVHGHCLAGGSELAASCDLVYVAEDAKIGYPAVRSISPPDNQFYPWVMGMRRAMELMLTGDAMSGSEAAAYGFANRSFPADMLEAGVLDMAARVAKIPSDLQQINKRSVHRQMEAMGMRQGIRAGTEMQALAMATETTKAFIAQVQGQGLNTALTNRDSTFGDGRTAATPTK; this is translated from the coding sequence ATGACCGAATATCAGAATATCCTTGTCGATGAACCCATCGAAAAAGTCCGGCGCATCACTCTCAATCGCCCGCAAAAGCGCAATGCCTTGAGCAACGCTTTGCGAAGCGAATTGTTTGCTGCGCTTGAGGCCACCGATCGGGACGACGGCATTTCCGTCGTGATCCTTCGTGGAGCCGGACCTTGCTTCTCTGCAGGCTACGATCTCGCTTCGGATACCCGGCAAGACCAGCCCTTCTACACGGCAGGGGGCCTCGGCAACTGGCCGCGGCATGTCGTTGAAGGTGGTTTTCGGATTTGGGACCTGGCAAAGCCGGTCATCGCCCAGGTCCATGGGCACTGCCTGGCGGGTGGCTCCGAACTCGCTGCCTCTTGCGATCTAGTCTATGTGGCCGAGGACGCAAAGATCGGTTATCCGGCGGTACGATCGATCAGTCCCCCGGACAACCAGTTTTATCCGTGGGTGATGGGTATGCGCAGGGCTATGGAGCTCATGCTTACGGGCGATGCAATGTCAGGATCGGAAGCCGCCGCCTATGGCTTCGCCAATAGGTCCTTTCCGGCTGACATGTTGGAAGCCGGCGTGCTGGATATGGCCGCCCGCGTCGCAAAAATCCCCTCCGACCTTCAGCAGATCAACAAGCGCTCAGTCCATCGGCAGATGGAAGCCATGGGAATGCGCCAAGGGATACGGGCCGGGACGGAGATGCAAGCATTGGCGATGGCGACGGAGACGACAAAGGCTTTCATCGCGCAAGTCCAAGGTCAGGGCCTGAATACTGCGCTGACGAACAGGGACTCGACGTTTGGCGATGGCAGAACGGCTGCAACGCCTACCAAGTAG
- a CDS encoding AMP-binding protein yields MANDFLKSSAQASPMPIGELLAYHAARHSARPAVTFNGVTTSYAELDARSNRKARQLAERGVGAGDIVTMSVPNSLEFYETVFAVWKLGAVPNLVSSKLPATELQAIIELAKPRLVISEESARVEGWNFIAVGMTPSTDLSADPLPTKISPIWKIGTSGGSTGRPKLIVDRQKSVFDPNKAPMDQKLGDTMLNPGPLYHNTPFLTSTQCLFSGGHVVEMGRFDPLRALELIERYKVNWMSLVPTMMSRIWRLPTEQREAFDLSSVRSVWHMASVCPVWLKQAWIDWLGPDRIFEVYGGTELMGFTMITGREWLSHKGSVGKTPPGYHMRILDEKGNVCAPGEVGEIYFLPPNGPNSTYEYIGAQVKAVDGWQTYGDLGHVDEEGYLYIADRRTDMIVSGGANIFPAEVEAAVDQHPDVQSSIVIGLPDADLGQRAHAIVQLAEGASEIIDDDTLRAFLSGRLARYKIPRTFEFTSENLRDDAGKARRSQLREDRVTDAS; encoded by the coding sequence TTGGCGAATGACTTTCTGAAATCCAGTGCTCAAGCATCGCCGATGCCCATCGGCGAACTGCTGGCTTATCATGCGGCCAGGCACTCGGCGCGACCGGCGGTAACATTCAATGGCGTGACCACGAGTTATGCGGAGCTTGACGCGCGCTCCAATCGCAAGGCGCGCCAGCTCGCAGAACGAGGCGTGGGGGCAGGCGATATCGTGACCATGTCCGTGCCGAACAGTCTTGAGTTTTACGAGACTGTGTTTGCGGTCTGGAAGTTGGGCGCCGTACCAAATCTTGTTTCTTCGAAATTGCCGGCCACCGAGTTGCAGGCGATCATCGAACTCGCCAAGCCGCGCCTTGTGATCAGCGAAGAAAGTGCGCGGGTCGAAGGGTGGAATTTTATCGCTGTGGGCATGACTCCAAGCACCGACCTGTCCGCCGATCCGCTTCCGACGAAAATCTCACCTATCTGGAAAATTGGAACAAGCGGCGGATCTACCGGGCGACCAAAACTGATCGTGGACAGGCAAAAGAGCGTCTTTGATCCGAACAAGGCTCCTATGGATCAGAAGCTCGGCGACACGATGCTCAACCCGGGCCCCCTCTACCACAACACGCCGTTTCTGACGTCTACCCAATGCCTTTTCTCCGGTGGGCATGTCGTCGAAATGGGACGGTTCGATCCTTTGCGCGCGCTCGAACTGATCGAACGCTACAAGGTCAACTGGATGAGCCTCGTTCCGACAATGATGAGCCGGATCTGGCGTCTGCCTACCGAGCAACGCGAAGCCTTCGATCTGTCGAGCGTTCGAAGCGTATGGCATATGGCCTCGGTCTGTCCGGTGTGGCTGAAGCAGGCATGGATCGATTGGCTTGGACCAGATCGGATCTTCGAAGTCTATGGCGGTACCGAATTGATGGGCTTCACCATGATCACCGGGCGAGAGTGGCTCTCGCACAAGGGTTCGGTTGGCAAGACCCCCCCTGGCTATCACATGCGCATATTGGACGAAAAGGGCAACGTGTGCGCCCCGGGCGAGGTCGGCGAGATATACTTCCTGCCGCCGAACGGTCCGAATTCGACATATGAGTATATCGGAGCGCAGGTCAAAGCGGTGGATGGTTGGCAGACCTACGGCGACCTTGGTCATGTGGACGAGGAAGGCTACCTCTATATTGCCGACCGTCGGACCGACATGATCGTCTCCGGCGGCGCCAACATCTTTCCAGCCGAGGTGGAAGCTGCTGTAGACCAGCACCCCGATGTGCAGTCCTCTATCGTTATAGGCCTACCCGATGCCGACCTGGGACAGCGCGCACATGCCATCGTGCAGTTGGCGGAAGGTGCTTCCGAAATCATTGATGACGATACTCTGCGGGCGTTTCTGTCCGGGAGGCTGGCGCGATACAAGATCCCTCGCACCTTCGAGTTCACCAGCGAGAACTTGCGTGACGATGCGGGCAAGGCACGCCGATCACAACTGAGGGAAGATCGGGTGACAGATGCCTCGTAG
- a CDS encoding acyl-CoA dehydrogenase family protein, which produces MDFNDSPKEAEFRSDVRRWLAANAPLSRTRTSHGHEDSKFIVEEKAWQAKKADAGYACLTWPREWGGAGRTPAESIIFHEEESKLDVATAIFRLGLDMCVPTIMIAGNEADKIRFAKPAMRGEEIWCQLFSEPSAGSDLAASRTRAVQTDEGSEDWIINGQKVWTSGAHIADFGLLIARTDPEVPKHKGLTMFWVDMKAPGIEVRPIRQADGGSGFNEVYFSDVRLKDSQRIGEVGKGWNVALITLMHERLSVGTGSGPSWQALMELIGSLPGVEGKGSALKDGGFREKFTDWYVAAQGLQLTRRRTQTALSRGETPGPEASIGKIIAARQMQELATEALDRLDQYGIVANMDAASLIGGFQRNFFWGSAMRIAGGTDEILKNILAERVLGLPLDIRVDRDVEFRNIPGSI; this is translated from the coding sequence ATGGACTTCAACGACAGCCCGAAGGAAGCGGAATTTCGCTCGGATGTGCGCCGATGGTTGGCGGCCAATGCGCCGTTGTCTCGGACCAGGACTTCACACGGCCATGAGGACAGCAAGTTCATAGTGGAGGAAAAAGCATGGCAGGCAAAGAAGGCCGATGCCGGCTATGCCTGCCTCACTTGGCCGAGAGAATGGGGTGGCGCCGGCAGAACTCCGGCCGAGAGCATCATTTTCCACGAGGAAGAGAGTAAGCTGGACGTTGCGACCGCTATCTTCCGGCTTGGCCTCGATATGTGCGTGCCTACGATCATGATCGCCGGAAACGAAGCAGATAAGATACGATTTGCCAAACCGGCGATGCGGGGCGAGGAGATATGGTGCCAGCTCTTTTCCGAACCGTCGGCAGGCTCCGATCTTGCCGCCAGCCGCACGCGCGCGGTGCAGACGGACGAGGGATCCGAAGACTGGATCATCAATGGTCAGAAGGTCTGGACGTCTGGTGCGCATATCGCCGATTTCGGGCTGTTGATTGCACGCACCGATCCTGAAGTGCCAAAGCATAAGGGTCTCACAATGTTTTGGGTCGACATGAAAGCCCCGGGCATCGAGGTCAGGCCCATCCGTCAGGCGGACGGCGGAAGCGGCTTCAACGAGGTTTATTTCTCCGACGTGCGTTTGAAAGACAGCCAGCGGATCGGAGAGGTCGGCAAAGGCTGGAATGTTGCACTCATCACGTTGATGCATGAGCGGTTGTCGGTCGGCACCGGTTCGGGACCAAGTTGGCAGGCGTTGATGGAGCTTATCGGGAGCCTGCCTGGCGTTGAAGGAAAAGGCTCGGCGCTCAAGGACGGCGGGTTCCGTGAGAAATTCACTGACTGGTACGTCGCCGCCCAAGGGTTGCAGCTCACGCGACGGCGAACTCAGACTGCGTTGAGCCGCGGGGAGACACCGGGACCTGAGGCTTCGATCGGGAAGATCATCGCTGCTCGCCAGATGCAGGAACTTGCGACGGAAGCACTCGACCGGCTCGATCAGTACGGAATTGTCGCGAACATGGATGCAGCATCGCTGATCGGGGGGTTCCAGCGCAATTTCTTCTGGGGCTCGGCGATGCGGATAGCGGGTGGAACCGACGAAATATTGAAGAACATTCTCGCCGAGCGTGTTCTGGGACTACCGCTCGATATCCGTGTGGACCGTGACGTCGAGTTCAGGAACATACCAGGTAGTATATAA
- a CDS encoding AMP-binding protein — protein MNVTDGSTSPVPLGDLLARHSEKDPARPAVTYNEMTTSYAELDARANRRARQLETMGVCEGDVVTLAVPNSLEFYEIVFAVWKLGATPNIVSSRLPVAELRAIVEIAGPRLIIGEESARVDGWNFLATGTKPGTDLSPDPLPTKVASRWKMHTSGGSTGRPKLIVDKQSGLYDPGKARSIQLAGETMLNPGPLYHNAPFVGSFQSLFAGNHVVEMGRFDPLRALELIERHKINVVSFVPTMMNRIWRLPAEQRGSFDLSSLRLVIHLASICPAWLKQAWIDWLGPDRIFEIYGGSELFGGTAITGREWLSHKGSVGKVRPGAQMRILDEQGKECAPGEIGEIYFLPDTGPNSTYEYIGAQAKTMDGWQTYGDLGHVDEEGYLYIADRRTDMIVSGGANIFPAEVEAALDQHPNVLSSIVIGLPDADLGQRVHAIVQMGENADERSDADVMREFLSDKLVRYKIPRTFEFTSENLRDDAGKARRSQLREERIASAS, from the coding sequence GTGAATGTGACAGACGGCAGTACCTCACCAGTGCCGCTGGGCGATCTCCTCGCCCGCCATTCCGAAAAGGACCCGGCGCGGCCAGCGGTGACATACAATGAAATGACGACGAGCTACGCCGAGCTTGATGCGCGCGCCAATCGCAGAGCCCGCCAGCTGGAGACGATGGGCGTATGCGAGGGTGATGTGGTGACCCTTGCCGTACCAAACAGTCTCGAGTTCTACGAGATCGTGTTTGCGGTCTGGAAGTTGGGCGCAACGCCAAACATTGTGTCTTCGAGATTACCGGTGGCTGAGTTGCGGGCGATCGTCGAAATCGCCGGACCACGACTGATCATCGGCGAGGAGAGTGCGCGGGTAGATGGCTGGAATTTTCTCGCCACCGGCACGAAACCCGGCACTGATCTGTCCCCGGATCCCCTCCCGACAAAAGTAGCTTCGCGCTGGAAAATGCATACGAGTGGAGGATCAACCGGTCGCCCGAAGCTGATCGTGGACAAGCAGTCCGGGTTGTATGACCCTGGAAAGGCTCGTTCCATTCAGCTGGCCGGCGAGACGATGCTCAACCCCGGACCGCTGTACCACAACGCCCCGTTTGTCGGGTCTTTTCAAAGCCTGTTTGCCGGAAATCATGTCGTTGAAATGGGACGATTTGACCCCCTGCGCGCGCTTGAGCTGATCGAGCGCCACAAAATAAACGTCGTGAGCTTCGTGCCTACAATGATGAACAGGATATGGCGACTGCCCGCGGAGCAGCGCGGATCCTTCGATCTCTCGAGCCTTCGGCTCGTAATCCACTTGGCCTCCATATGCCCAGCGTGGCTCAAGCAGGCCTGGATCGACTGGCTTGGCCCCGATCGGATATTCGAAATTTACGGTGGAAGCGAGCTTTTTGGCGGCACGGCCATCACCGGACGTGAGTGGCTCTCCCACAAGGGATCGGTCGGCAAGGTTCGACCTGGAGCGCAGATGCGTATACTGGATGAACAGGGCAAAGAGTGCGCGCCCGGCGAAATTGGCGAGATTTACTTTTTGCCGGATACGGGCCCGAATTCGACGTATGAATATATAGGTGCGCAGGCAAAGACGATGGACGGTTGGCAGACTTACGGCGACCTTGGTCATGTGGATGAGGAGGGCTACCTCTACATCGCCGACCGAAGAACCGATATGATCGTGTCTGGCGGTGCCAACATCTTTCCAGCCGAGGTCGAGGCCGCACTCGACCAACACCCGAACGTGTTGTCCTCAATCGTGATCGGCCTGCCCGACGCTGATCTGGGGCAGCGCGTACATGCTATCGTCCAGATGGGCGAGAACGCTGACGAGCGCAGTGACGCAGACGTCATGCGCGAGTTCCTGTCCGACAAGCTGGTGCGGTACAAGATACCGCGCACCTTCGAATTCACCAGCGAGAACCTGCGTGACGATGCCGGCAAGGCCCGCCGGTCGCAATTGCGGGAGGAACGAATTGCCAGCGCATCATGA
- a CDS encoding thiolase C-terminal domain-containing protein, translating to MSDRSLRGKVVVAGVGETAYYRHGQSPEPEFVMCLKAILAACADAGIDPRDIDGFASFSDDRNDPMALATALGIHELRFSNMQWGGGGAGVAGALANASAAIVGGLADCVIVHRALAQGQFGRFGQAPQIAAVPAEYALALPYGQMAPAQFFAPKVMRFMHEHNVEQEALRAIAMASYHHAQANPRAVMYGRPLTEEKYDASRWIAEPFHLYDCCMENDGAAAIILVSAERARDLKQTPAFVLGAAIGSSYRVPSSPTSTFAAPDCASSHFKQAARRLYAMARVGPQDVDVVQCYENFTGGVLMSLVEHGFFEAEQATDFLKLENLTAPAGKLPLNTSGGNLAECYMHGLGLQIEAVRQIRGQSTSQVPDVNVSLAVGGPMSPPVSTILYGSEATL from the coding sequence ATGAGCGATCGCAGTCTGCGGGGCAAGGTGGTAGTCGCCGGTGTGGGCGAGACGGCCTATTACCGTCACGGCCAGTCGCCGGAACCAGAGTTCGTCATGTGCCTGAAGGCGATCCTCGCTGCCTGCGCCGACGCTGGAATCGACCCACGCGATATCGACGGCTTTGCTTCCTTCAGTGACGATCGAAACGACCCGATGGCCCTTGCGACAGCGCTGGGAATCCATGAGTTGCGCTTCTCAAATATGCAATGGGGCGGCGGTGGCGCCGGCGTAGCTGGCGCGCTGGCAAATGCGTCAGCGGCAATTGTCGGAGGACTTGCCGATTGCGTGATCGTTCACCGGGCCCTCGCCCAAGGGCAATTCGGCCGCTTTGGCCAGGCTCCACAGATAGCGGCCGTTCCCGCTGAATATGCGCTTGCCCTCCCTTATGGTCAGATGGCACCGGCGCAGTTTTTTGCTCCAAAAGTCATGCGTTTCATGCATGAACACAATGTAGAACAGGAAGCACTTCGGGCCATTGCCATGGCTTCCTACCATCATGCTCAAGCCAATCCACGCGCCGTGATGTACGGACGCCCGCTGACGGAAGAGAAGTACGACGCATCCCGCTGGATCGCCGAGCCGTTCCACCTTTATGACTGCTGCATGGAGAATGACGGCGCTGCTGCCATCATCCTCGTCTCAGCCGAACGGGCCCGCGACCTCAAACAGACTCCGGCCTTTGTACTCGGCGCGGCCATTGGCTCGTCTTACCGCGTGCCGAGTTCGCCAACTTCCACCTTTGCGGCGCCCGATTGCGCCAGCTCGCATTTCAAGCAGGCGGCCAGGCGACTTTATGCGATGGCACGCGTGGGGCCGCAGGATGTCGACGTCGTTCAGTGTTATGAGAATTTTACAGGCGGCGTATTGATGTCTCTTGTGGAGCACGGCTTCTTCGAAGCGGAACAGGCTACGGACTTCCTGAAGCTTGAAAACCTGACCGCGCCTGCGGGCAAACTGCCCCTGAATACCAGTGGGGGCAACTTGGCGGAATGCTACATGCACGGTCTCGGGTTGCAGATCGAGGCGGTCCGACAGATCAGGGGCCAGTCAACGAGCCAGGTTCCCGACGTCAATGTTTCACTCGCTGTCGGCGGTCCGATGTCTCCGCCGGTCAGCACCATCCTCTACGGTTCGGAGGCCACGCTCTGA
- a CDS encoding GMC family oxidoreductase, translating to MPVTYHYIVVGGGSAGCVVAARLSEHSENTVLLLESGGPDGNLLLKMPMVFTLLKDSEFDWGYSTDPEPFASERIVQTPRGKVLGGSSSVNGLMYSRGHPKDYDQWMQMGAQGWSFDEVLPFFKKSERNWRGEGPSHGGSGPLSVERSTSNEPVARAIMKAAQALDYRVLDDFEAGDPEGFALPDKTTCRGRRASASTAFLDPVRKRRNLKVVTGAHVTRVVIEKGRATGVEYLKNGKTVTASATQEIVLSGGAYASPQLLMLSGIGPADHLRDVGIENVVDLPGVGTGLQEHPLVPMGFSARKPFRFSRQLRADRLAFSVMNWMLTGRGAPSGAPLNSIAYYKSRPDLERPDLENVFMSTNLAAHVWFPGWRKPQPDMLTSLNVVLRPGSRGSVRLRSADPLAPPRIQLNLLQDPNDLRLLRHALRWTRDFVRQAPLSEYVGAEAFPGAALETDAALDAFIRQNVSITQHPACTCKMGVGDDAVVDPQLKVRGIDGLRIADASVMPTLIGGHTNAPAIMIGERAADMMLAK from the coding sequence GTGCCTGTAACCTATCACTATATTGTCGTTGGCGGCGGATCGGCCGGGTGTGTCGTCGCCGCACGATTGAGCGAACACAGCGAAAACACTGTCCTTCTGCTCGAATCGGGAGGTCCCGACGGCAATCTTCTTCTGAAGATGCCAATGGTATTTACGTTGCTCAAAGACAGTGAGTTTGACTGGGGGTACAGCACCGACCCGGAACCCTTTGCATCCGAGCGCATCGTGCAGACGCCGCGCGGGAAAGTTCTTGGCGGCTCGTCTTCGGTCAACGGGCTGATGTACTCACGCGGCCACCCGAAAGACTACGATCAGTGGATGCAGATGGGAGCACAAGGCTGGTCTTTCGACGAGGTCCTGCCGTTTTTCAAAAAGTCGGAACGCAATTGGCGCGGTGAAGGGCCGTCACACGGCGGAAGCGGCCCACTGAGCGTGGAGCGCTCCACAAGCAACGAACCAGTTGCCCGGGCCATAATGAAGGCGGCTCAGGCTCTCGACTACCGTGTGTTAGACGACTTCGAGGCAGGCGATCCAGAAGGGTTCGCTCTTCCCGACAAGACGACCTGTCGCGGGCGCCGCGCCAGCGCGTCGACCGCGTTTCTCGATCCCGTGAGAAAACGCCGGAATTTGAAAGTCGTCACGGGTGCTCACGTCACGCGCGTTGTAATCGAGAAAGGTCGCGCGACCGGCGTTGAATATTTGAAAAATGGGAAGACCGTTACAGCCAGCGCCACTCAGGAAATCGTGCTGTCTGGCGGCGCATACGCATCGCCACAGCTTTTGATGCTGTCGGGCATTGGCCCGGCGGACCATTTGCGCGATGTCGGGATAGAAAACGTCGTCGATCTTCCGGGTGTCGGAACCGGTCTCCAGGAGCACCCATTGGTCCCGATGGGGTTCTCCGCCAGGAAGCCGTTCCGCTTCAGCCGGCAGCTGCGTGCCGACCGGCTGGCATTTTCTGTCATGAACTGGATGTTGACCGGGCGCGGGGCTCCATCAGGTGCGCCATTGAATAGCATCGCATATTACAAATCGCGCCCTGATCTGGAGCGACCGGATCTGGAAAATGTTTTCATGTCGACGAACTTGGCGGCGCATGTCTGGTTTCCCGGTTGGCGCAAGCCACAGCCGGACATGCTCACCTCACTCAATGTCGTCCTCCGCCCAGGAAGCCGGGGTTCGGTTCGATTGAGGTCAGCCGACCCCTTGGCCCCACCGCGCATTCAACTCAATCTCCTCCAGGATCCGAACGACCTTCGCTTGCTTCGTCATGCGTTGCGTTGGACGCGTGATTTTGTGCGGCAGGCGCCACTCTCAGAATATGTCGGCGCAGAAGCTTTTCCCGGAGCGGCGCTCGAAACGGACGCAGCGTTGGATGCCTTCATCCGCCAGAACGTCTCCATCACTCAGCATCCCGCCTGCACCTGCAAGATGGGGGTAGGGGACGACGCCGTCGTCGACCCCCAACTCAAGGTCCGCGGGATCGATGGTCTTCGGATTGCAGATGCGTCGGTCATGCCGACCCTGATTGGTGGCCATACCAACGCGCCGGCGATCATGATCGGCGAGAGGGCCGCCGACATGATGCTTGCGAAATAG
- a CDS encoding acyl-CoA dehydrogenase family protein, whose amino-acid sequence MNFDYSDDQKYLKQEARKFLQVRCPIATTRRILDDDRTSFDRELWHRVAEMGWTGAAIPERWGGVGLGRIELCAIAEELGRVIAPIPFASTVYIFAEAILTFGNDAQREALLPSVASGDVIGCLATNEREGPIMPEAMDTRVVTGKISGTKVPVTDGDIATYAIVAAQDEAGPGLFIVHLDGEGITRETIRTLDPTRSAARMQFKDTPCERLGAAGEGATLLAAILDRAAALFAFEQLGGADRCLEAARSYAMERYAFGRAIGSYQAIKHKLADMYIKNEIARSSAYYGAWALNTDAAELPEAASAARIACTQAYDFAAKEHLHTHGGIGFTWEMDCHLHLRRSRQLGLALGGLPFWRERLMRSLERHNAA is encoded by the coding sequence ATGAACTTCGATTATTCCGACGACCAAAAGTACCTGAAGCAGGAAGCACGCAAGTTCCTCCAGGTACGTTGTCCGATCGCTACCACCCGCCGCATCCTCGACGACGACCGCACGTCTTTCGATCGCGAGTTGTGGCATAGGGTGGCGGAGATGGGGTGGACCGGTGCGGCGATACCCGAAAGGTGGGGCGGTGTAGGCCTTGGCCGTATCGAGCTTTGTGCAATTGCAGAAGAGCTTGGCCGCGTCATTGCGCCGATCCCTTTTGCGTCGACAGTATATATCTTCGCCGAAGCGATCCTCACCTTCGGCAATGACGCCCAGCGGGAAGCCTTGCTGCCGAGTGTAGCGAGCGGGGATGTCATCGGTTGCCTCGCTACCAACGAGCGCGAAGGGCCGATCATGCCTGAAGCGATGGATACTCGCGTCGTTACCGGAAAGATCAGCGGCACCAAGGTCCCCGTTACGGACGGAGATATCGCGACCTACGCTATCGTGGCGGCTCAGGACGAGGCAGGTCCCGGCCTCTTCATTGTGCACCTGGATGGCGAAGGGATCACGCGGGAAACGATCCGAACGCTCGACCCCACCCGCAGCGCGGCGCGCATGCAGTTCAAGGACACGCCGTGCGAACGGCTTGGTGCGGCAGGAGAGGGGGCCACGCTGCTCGCGGCTATTCTCGATCGAGCGGCAGCGCTGTTTGCTTTCGAGCAGCTCGGAGGCGCGGACCGTTGCCTCGAAGCTGCCAGGAGCTATGCGATGGAGCGGTACGCTTTCGGGCGGGCGATTGGCAGCTATCAGGCGATCAAACACAAGCTCGCAGATATGTACATCAAGAACGAGATAGCCCGGTCGAGCGCTTACTACGGTGCTTGGGCGCTCAACACCGATGCTGCGGAATTGCCGGAGGCGGCTTCGGCAGCGCGGATTGCTTGCACTCAGGCATATGATTTCGCAGCCAAGGAACACCTGCATACCCACGGCGGCATAGGTTTCACTTGGGAGATGGATTGTCATCTCCATCTTCGGCGGTCTCGCCAGCTCGGGCTCGCGCTTGGTGGCCTGCCTTTCTGGCGCGAGCGGTTGATGCGCTCGCTCGAGCGCCATAACGCTGCATGA
- a CDS encoding Zn-ribbon domain-containing OB-fold protein, with protein sequence MSNYSVPEGPPAASTEQAQDLAPNTNYYLPAGLPIPMVEPAALYAPYWQGTRDETLKVQCNPATGVYQWPPQWITHDTQSFELEWVEVEPKGVIYSWTRVWHPIHPALKDAGPYIIVIVELPHAGGIRMLGNLLGDPHQTVEIGVEVEAVFEHHNDVAAPFTLVQWRVVSLDELS encoded by the coding sequence ATGTCGAACTATTCTGTCCCCGAAGGCCCGCCGGCGGCGTCAACCGAGCAGGCCCAAGACCTCGCTCCGAATACGAACTATTATCTTCCCGCGGGGTTACCGATTCCAATGGTCGAGCCGGCGGCTCTGTACGCGCCATACTGGCAGGGCACGCGAGACGAAACACTGAAGGTACAATGCAATCCAGCGACCGGTGTGTACCAATGGCCACCTCAGTGGATTACTCACGACACCCAATCCTTTGAGCTGGAATGGGTCGAGGTGGAGCCCAAGGGAGTAATCTACAGCTGGACCCGCGTCTGGCACCCAATACATCCAGCATTAAAGGACGCAGGTCCCTACATCATCGTCATCGTCGAACTGCCCCATGCTGGCGGGATCCGCATGCTAGGCAACCTGCTTGGGGACCCTCATCAAACGGTAGAAATTGGCGTCGAGGTCGAAGCCGTTTTTGAACACCACAATGACGTCGCGGCGCCATTCACTTTGGTGCAGTGGCGCGTAGTGAGTCTAGACGAACTGTCGTAG